A genome region from Streptomyces xanthophaeus includes the following:
- the rimI gene encoding ribosomal protein S18-alanine N-acetyltransferase, whose protein sequence is MRWWDIGPVLELEHELFPEDAWSAGMFWSELAHARGPQATRRYIVAEDAAGRLVGYAGLAAAGDLADVQTIAAARDQWGTGLGARLLTDLLRAATAFECAEVLLEVRVDNTRAQKLYERFGFEPIGFRRGYYQPGNVDALVMRLTDPAQARTESSESNG, encoded by the coding sequence ATGCGCTGGTGGGACATCGGGCCCGTACTGGAACTGGAGCACGAGCTGTTCCCCGAGGACGCCTGGTCCGCCGGGATGTTCTGGTCCGAACTCGCCCACGCACGCGGCCCGCAGGCCACGCGCCGCTACATCGTCGCCGAGGACGCTGCGGGCCGGCTGGTCGGCTACGCAGGACTGGCCGCCGCCGGCGACCTGGCCGACGTACAGACCATCGCGGCCGCGCGCGACCAGTGGGGGACCGGGCTCGGCGCCCGGCTCCTCACCGACCTGCTGCGCGCCGCCACCGCGTTCGAGTGCGCCGAGGTGCTGCTGGAGGTACGGGTGGACAACACCCGCGCCCAGAAGCTCTACGAGCGCTTCGGCTTCGAGCCCATCGGCTTCCGGCGCGGCTACTACCAGCCCGGCAACGTCGACGCGCTCGTCATGCGACTGACCGACCCCGCACAAGCACGAACTGAGAGCAGTGAGAGCAATGGCTGA